The sequence TCGGCCAACCTGCAGCTCTACAGCGCCGCCGAGGATCGCTACGCGAGCCTCAAGGTCAACACCCGCAAGCTGGTCGAGACCATCCTCAACCTCGGGCAGGACATCTCGCAGTACACCACGGCGGCCTCGATCAAGCTCGACATGGCGTCCGCGCAGATCCAGGCCATCGGCACCGCCGCCGACGCCTCGGTCGTGATGCTCGAGCTCAAGAAGAGCCTCGACGTGATGACCGAGTCGATGAACGCGACCACGCAGTTCGTCAGCGACACCCAGGTGTTCTTCCGGCGCAACCTCGACTCGTTGGTCAAGGAGCTCGAGACCTTCGACGAGACCACCACCAAGCTGCTCGACAAGAACATCGAAGAGAGCCGCAAGATCGAAGACGAGCGCATCGCCGCCGCGATCGCCAAGGCCCAGGCCCACAAGCGCGCCCAGGCCGACGCTGGCACGCCGGGTCCGACCTGACGGTCGGGCCGCCGATCGCGGGAGTCCACCCATGAGCGAGCTGGTCGCGCTGCACACCCAGGCCCTGGGCGAGCCGACCGCGTCGAGCTACCTCGACCTGCTGGCGGCCGCGCTGGCGGCCTCGCGGATCAACCGCTCGTTCCCCGAGCGTCGACCGCTCGAGGCGACCCTGCAGGCGCTGCGGGGCGCCGCCCACGAAGGGCTCTACGACAGCGTCTTCGTCGACGCGCGATCGGGCCTCCCCAACCTCGCCAGCTTCACGCGCGTGTTGTCCGACCGCATGGTCGGGCTCGACGCGGTCGGAAAGATGGACAGCGCGGAGACACTCGCGGCCCGCCGTGACGAGGCCGAGGTGTTCGACCGCATGGGCCGCAAGCGCCGCTACTTCGAGCGACTGCGCGCGTTGGAGCTCGCCCCGGTCGATCTCCACCGCGTGCTGCTGCGGCGCCACGAGCCCGAGCAGTCGCGGGCGAGCTTCCGCGTCGAGCTGACCAAGCTGCTCGCCGACGGCTGCTACGCGCGCGTCGTGATCGAGCTGTGGCAGCGCGCCAGCCTGTGGTCGCACAAGCTGGTCCAGCTCGACGACAGCGGCGAGGTGGCCGAGGGCACCGAGGCGCTGCGCGGCATGGTCTATCGCTTCGCGGCGTTCGACGCCGAGACCCTGTTCGTGCGGCTGCACGAACTCGAGGGGGTGTCGGTCGAGCGCGTGCAGCGGGGCATCATCGGCCCGGCGCTGTGGACCATCCCCGACGCGACGATGCTGCATCGCAGCGCCGAGCCCGGCGATGACGCCCTGGCGCGCACGTGGTCGCAGTGGCTGCCCGAGGCCGCCACACTGCCGCCGCAGCTGGTGATGTCGTTCGCGAGTGACACTGCGGCCAACGACGTGCGCGAGGAGCTGTCGAACGATCCGCTGTCGCCCCTGCTCGCGAACTCGCTCGCCGAACAGGAGAAGGCCCGCTATCGCGTGCTGCGCGACCGCCACGCCTTCAAGGTCTACAAAGACCGCAAGTTCGTCGTGACCGCCGGCGCACGACCGCTGGTCGAAGCGGTGTGCACCGTCGCGGGCACCAAGAACCTGCTCTACGCGGTCTGATTACTTCTTCGGTGCCGGCTTGCGCGCACCGGGCTTGCGACCCTTGGGCGCGATCGGAGCCCGACGCACCGCTGCGGTCGGCGGCTTCGGAGCCGCGACCGCCTCGGTGCCGGGCGTCGGTGTCGGCGCAGGCACCACGGCGGTCGGGGTCGTGCCGGGCGGCACCGCACCCGGCGGCACCGCACCCGGCTGCACCGGACGGCCGGCGGCCCGTGCTGCAGCGGCGGCAGCGGCCTGTGCAGCGGCGGCCTGCGCCGCGGCGGCCTGCGCCTCCTTGGGCAGCGGCGCCGCAACGGCCTCCTTCTTCGGCGCCTCCGCGCCCTCGGGCGTGATCGGCTGCGGGCGCGGACGCGCGGGCGCATCGGCGCTGGCGACGTGCTCGGTCTGCTTGGGCTTGATGGACGACGACTTGCGCGACACCTTCTCGAGCTCGGCGGCGTCGAGATGCTTGCCGAGCACCTCACCGGGATCACGACCTTCGTCGCTGACGCGCTGCGCGACCTTCTCGACCACCGACGGATCGGAACGGCTCTGGGCGTTGAGCTCGCTGGTCACCAACTCCTGCAGTGCGGGGTTGTCGGACTCGCTCGCGATGCGGTCCATGGTCGTGAGCAGGCGCGCCATGTCGTCGCGCAGCTGATCCTGCTCGCGCTGATCGAGGTACGACTGCGCCAGGCTCACCAGCGTCGCGAGCACGATCAGCGCCGACAGGGCCCACGCGTAGCGCGGTGGCTTGCGACGATCTCGCTCCATCCAGATGCCGAGCACGGCGGCGAGACCGGCCACGAACACCGCGGCGAGGGTGATGACGAGATCGAGCTCGAAGTCGAAGTTCACGATGTCCTGCTCCGTTCGAACACGGCGCTCCGCGAGCGTCCGTACCCGTGGTAGCCGACGCTAGACGCCGGCGCCAGCCTTGTCAACGGATCGCGGCCGCGTCCAACGGCGAGGGCACGCTCGCGGGCGGGCGAGCCCCGCCCGCGCGCGCCGACGTTCGCTCGTTTGTGTTTCGCTCGCTTGGGTTCGCTCGCTTGCGTTCGCTCGTTTGCATCATCCATGAGTGTTCCCACCGCACGCGCTTGATATCCTCGCTGCGCATGGGCATCTCGCGCGAAGAATCCATCGCATCACTGCGACTCCTGGTGTGCATGGCGAAGGCCGACGGCGTGCTCCACGATCGCGAGCGCGCGTTGCTGGCCGACGCGTTCGAGGACGCAGCCCTGCCCACCGGCGTCACCCTCGAGTGGCTGCTCGACGAGCCCGTCGATCTCGACACCGTGCTGGCACAGATCGACTCCTACGAGGCCCGTGAGCACGCCTACGCGGCCGTGTACGCGCTCGCGTGCAGCGACGGCGACTGCGCGGCGACCGAGCGCGAGCTGCTGATGCACGTCCGCGACACGCTGGAGATCGACGCGACCCAGGACGCTCACCTGTCGCGGCTGTTCTTGCCCTCGCATCAGCAGCCGGGCCCGTCGACGACGCCGATGCTCGACGGGATGGCGCGCAAGGACGAGGTCGAGGCCGCGACCCGCAAGTGCGCGATCGTGTCGGCGCTCCTCGGGGCTTTCCCGCTACCGGGCGTTTCGATCGCGACCGACCTGATGATCGCCGCGCTGCAGGTCGCGCTCGCGCGGGACATCGGCGCGCTGTGGGGCCAGGCCATGGACACCGCGCAGGCCAAGGGCGTGCTCGCGGGCTTCGGTGTGGGCACGGGCGCTCGCATCGCGCTGTCGAACCTGCTCAAGGTGTTTCCCGGCTGGGGCTCGGCCTTCGGCGCCGCATCGGCCTACGCGTCCTCGTACGCCGTCGGCCGCGTGATGAACACCTACTTCGAGGAGGGCCGTGGCCTCGACGCGCGCGAGCTCGCCGCGCGCTACAAGGCCGCCAAGCAGGACGCCAAGCAGGCCTACGCCTCCGACAAGGACGCCATCGCGCGCGCCGAGACCACGCACAAGGACGAGATCGCGGCGCTCGAGCACCAGCTCTCGGTCGGTGAGATCGACCAGGCGACCTTCGAGACGCGCCTCGCCGCACTGGTCGCGACACCGGCGTAGCTCGTCGTCCACGTCCTCACCAGCCCGGCCAGCACAGCACCTCGAAGGGCCGGGCTGCGGCCGCAGCGGCCCATCGCGATCTCGATTGCCCTCAAGGTGGCTCGTTGTCGGATCGATGTCGTACCTGGTGGACGCCATCCGAGCATCGATGAGAATCCTGCACGCGCAGGCACGACCCACGGCAACCGAGCTGGAGGCCGCCGCGCGCGACACCGCCGACCGCAGGCCCCCCGAGATCACGTCGGTTGCGGGACACCCGGCGCGGGCGGGTCCGTCCGCGGTCGCGCCGGCGCCTTCGTCGTCGCAGCCCGACCCGCGCGAAGGGGAGTCCCGCCACGGACATGGCGGTGGTGCGCGCGCGAGTTCCCGCGACGACGACACGGCGCGCCTGCGCGAGCTCTGGCGCCGCGACATGGCGGTGCGGGCCGAGTCGGCACGGGATGAACCCGACGGCTCGATGCCGGAGATCCCGGCGTACATCTACGATCTCGGCCCCGACGGTCGGCCCTATGCGGCCGAGGTGCCGCAGACCGCCCGCGAACCGCAGCAGGACGACACCGAGCGCGAGGACGACGCGCCGACGACGACGACGCGCCGCACCGACGATGCGTCACCGACCGCCGCGCGAGCGTCCACCTCGACGCCGCTCGATCGCGGTGACGCGAGCAAGCCGGAGGCCCGGGCCGCATCACCGCCGACGCGCGACGCCACCTCGGCCGACACCGCCGGGGATCGAGACGCCGACGTTCGTCGGCACGAGCTCGAGCAGGCCTACCACCCGCCGGCGAGCACGAGCTCGCACTTCGACCTGGTGGCTTGATACGCGCGGGATCGAGGCGTCGCCGGCCGGAGGCGCCTCGGTCTTCGCGCATCCGCGGGTCACGGCACCGCGACGCGGCGCCACTTCACGCGGGTCTGGTTGAAGTGACCGCGCACGTTGGGATCGTGCTCGAGATCCTGCTCGCGGCCGTCGACATCCCGCGCGCGCGAGGCCACCAGGTACTCACCGCTGGCCGGCGCGGCCCAGCGCCACGACCACACCGTCCACGCGTGCGTGCGGGCATCCGCCGGCAGCGGCGCGTCGGGGAAGTAGCCCTCGGGCGACTCGATCTGCGCGCGGTGCCAGCTCTTGCCACCGTCGACGCTGACGTCCACGTGCTCGATCGGACGCCCGCCGCCCCACGCCCAGCCGGTCAGGCGCCAGCCGTCGCCGTCACGCTGGCAGCGGGTGACCATCGACTTGAGACCGATCCAACGCGCCTGCACGCGGACCCACCGACCATCGCGCAGCTCATGGTTGGTGAACACCCAGCGGTTGTGGATGCCCATGTGCGGCGCGGTCTTGCCCTCGATGTGCCCTAGCCACTTCACGTGCGACATCGAGTAGATGCCGGGCACCACCAGCCGCAGCGGGAAGCCACGCGGCCGCGGCAGCGGCTCGCCGTTCATCGTCACCGCGAGCAACGCATCCGCCGTGCGCAGCTCGTCGACCGACAGGCCGTAGTGATAGCCCTTGCGCACCAGCGGAATCGGGTCGAGGCCGTGGAACGCGAAGTGGGTCGATTCACCCACGCCGCCGCACGCGTCGAGCAGCGTGCGCAACGAAGGTCCCGCCCAACGCGCCTGCCCGAGCAGCCCCGCCGAGCCCATGACGTGGTTGCCGTTGCCGGCGCACTCCATCACGCACAGCCGCTCCTCGAAGGGCAACGCGCGCACCTCGTCGAGCGTGAACTCGCGGGGACGCGCGACCCCGGTCACCCGCAGGCGCCAGCTCTGCGCGTCGACTCGCGGATGGCGGTGCCGGTCCCTGCGAAAGTAGCCCTCGACCGGCGTCAGCGGCCCCGACATGGTCTGGGTCCGCTGTTCGATCATGCTGATCATGCGGAACGCGAACGGCTGCAGCAGGCGCCCCAACCACCGCGCCATGCCCTCGACCGGTCGCAGCTCCAGCTCTTCGGGCACGGTCGCGAGCGCCGTGGTCGGGGCCACCGTCGCCAGGGCCGGCAGACTCGATGCGGGCGGTCGAACGCGATCCGTCATGGCTTCCTCGGCGCATGGTGGCAAACCCCTGACGACCTGACCAGTGCGACCGCGCCGCCCTTGCGCCGCGGAGTTTGCGGCTCCGTCGAGCACGGCCGCGCGGAAGAACCGTCCGGCGCTTGCCGCGTTCTCAGATTAAGGTAGCGTCCCGCACCCCTTCGAAGGAGATCGCGACCGTGCATCTGCGAACGTTCTCGACCGCTTGCTTGCTGCTGTGCCTCGGCGTCGTTGCGCCGGCCTGTGACGACACCAAGACGGACGCCAAGGCCAAGGCCGACGACAAGAAGACCGACGACAAGAAGACCGACGACAAGAAGACCGACGCAAAGGTCGAGGACGCAAAGGTCGACGAGAAGAAGGCCGACGACGCAAAGGTCGACGATGCCAAGGTCGACGACGCAAAGGCCGACGACGCAAAGGCCGACGACGCAAAGGCCGACGACGCAAAGGTCGACGACGCAAAGGTCGACGAGAAGAAGGCCGAGGACCCGAAGGTCGACGAGAAGAAGGCCGACCCCAAGAAGACCGACGACAAGAAGACGCCCCCGAAGGATCCGCCCAAGCCCGATGACGCCAAGGCCGACCCCGGTCCGGGCGTCGACGGCAAGGCGCTCTACGGCACGAAGTGCAAGAACTGCCACGGCGTCACCGGCGACGGCAAGACGAAGATCGGCGAGGAGAACGACATCGAGGATTGGACCGCGGCGGGCTGGAAGGCCAAGTGGACCGAGGCCAAGGTGATCGACATCGTGACCAACGGGAAGTCGGGCACGAAGATGAAGCCGTTCAAGGACAAGCTGAGCGCGGACGAGATCGCTGCGGTCTCGAAGTACTCGCGTTCGCTCGGCAAGTGACCCGTCGCGCGTGCGGCTCGCCGCCGTTGCTCGGCGTCGCGAGCCGCGTGCCCGGTCACTTCGGCGCGTCGGGCCGGGAGCCCGAAGGCGCATCCGCCTCCTCGCCCAGGCGCAGCGAGACCATGAACTGGTCGCGGCCGCCCTCTGGCGGCGGCGGGAAGCTCAGCGAGTAGGCGCTCTCGCGCATGCACTCGACCAGCTCCGGATCCCACGGCTGGCCGCCGGGCTGGGTCGATGTCGGTGGCACCTCGATGGTGTCGACCACAGCGCCGAGGTCGGGGTCGGCGAGCACGTCGAACTCGATCTCGAACATGCCGGCGAGGCCCGGTTGCCGCTCCTGCGCCGTGGCGAAGCACTCGTCGGCCAGCGGGATGAAGTCCTCGTGCAGCAGACGCGCGAGGTCATCGCGACCACCGATGCGATCGGCGAGCGGCGGCCCGTCGTCGTCGTCGTCCGCCCGCGTGTGCCCCCGGGCTTCGCCGCCGGCGCGCGCCGCCTGACGCTCGACGATGCGACGGCGCAGCTCGTCGCGGCGGGCACGATCGCGAGCGCGGCGGAGCTCGGGCTCGGACCCGGGTCGCAGTGCCGATACGGCGTCCGCCCCGGACGGCAGCGGAGTCGGCAGCGGCGGGACCACCACAGGTGGCAGCGACTCGTTCGCGTCGACCTGGGAACGCGCAACCCCCAGCGGCGTGGTCGGCAACGGATCGCGATCGAGGATCACGAACGACGCCGCACCGAGCAGCGCGCACGCGAGAGCGACCAGGACGATCCTCGACCGACGCATGCTCCGAGGTCTACCACCACGGCGGCGCCGAGCTGACGCCAGCCGGATTCTGCTACCGTGGTCGCATGCCGATGTCCTACCGCGACCGTGGCCGTGCGATCACGATGGCCCTGGTGTTCTTCGGTGCGGCGGTGGTCACTGCGGCCTCGATGCGCGCGGCCGAAGGTCGCATGTGGCTGCCACTGCTCGCGCTCGCCAGCATCACAGTGGTCGCCGCCGCGCTCGAGGTGATGTCGATCCGCCGCGGCGCCGCGCGAGCGACGGTCGGCGCGTGGCTACCG is a genomic window of Deltaproteobacteria bacterium containing:
- a CDS encoding DUF533 domain-containing protein, whose protein sequence is MGISREESIASLRLLVCMAKADGVLHDRERALLADAFEDAALPTGVTLEWLLDEPVDLDTVLAQIDSYEAREHAYAAVYALACSDGDCAATERELLMHVRDTLEIDATQDAHLSRLFLPSHQQPGPSTTPMLDGMARKDEVEAATRKCAIVSALLGAFPLPGVSIATDLMIAALQVALARDIGALWGQAMDTAQAKGVLAGFGVGTGARIALSNLLKVFPGWGSAFGAASAYASSYAVGRVMNTYFEEGRGLDARELAARYKAAKQDAKQAYASDKDAIARAETTHKDEIAALEHQLSVGEIDQATFETRLAALVATPA
- a CDS encoding cytochrome c, whose product is MHLRTFSTACLLLCLGVVAPACDDTKTDAKAKADDKKTDDKKTDDKKTDAKVEDAKVDEKKADDAKVDDAKVDDAKADDAKADDAKADDAKVDDAKVDEKKAEDPKVDEKKADPKKTDDKKTPPKDPPKPDDAKADPGPGVDGKALYGTKCKNCHGVTGDGKTKIGEENDIEDWTAAGWKAKWTEAKVIDIVTNGKSGTKMKPFKDKLSADEIAAVSKYSRSLGK
- a CDS encoding molybdopterin-dependent oxidoreductase; translation: MTDRVRPPASSLPALATVAPTTALATVPEELELRPVEGMARWLGRLLQPFAFRMISMIEQRTQTMSGPLTPVEGYFRRDRHRHPRVDAQSWRLRVTGVARPREFTLDEVRALPFEERLCVMECAGNGNHVMGSAGLLGQARWAGPSLRTLLDACGGVGESTHFAFHGLDPIPLVRKGYHYGLSVDELRTADALLAVTMNGEPLPRPRGFPLRLVVPGIYSMSHVKWLGHIEGKTAPHMGIHNRWVFTNHELRDGRWVRVQARWIGLKSMVTRCQRDGDGWRLTGWAWGGGRPIEHVDVSVDGGKSWHRAQIESPEGYFPDAPLPADARTHAWTVWSWRWAAPASGEYLVASRARDVDGREQDLEHDPNVRGHFNQTRVKWRRVAVP